One Bombus fervidus isolate BK054 chromosome 2, iyBomFerv1, whole genome shotgun sequence DNA segment encodes these proteins:
- the LOC141445953 gene encoding uncharacterized protein, with protein sequence MNQFRSLVRNKTPNIRIQDQMQDQVRTLDRNFTRNQFNGTTQNNAVPNMYGTYNRAQSRQENKSTVATLSQVQGSDPNLYAVTEL encoded by the coding sequence ATGAATCAGTTTCGATCCCTGGTACGAAACAAGACGCCAAACATTCGGATTCAAGACCAAATGCAAGATCAGGTGCGAACATTAGATAGAAATTTCACTAGGAATCAGTTCAACGGTACGACGCAAAACAATGCTGTACCAAATATGTACGGAACGTATAATCGAGCGCAATCGAGGCAAGAAAACAAGTCAACGGTGGCGACGTTGAGTCAAGTACAGGGTAGCGATCCCAATTTGTACGCCGTAACGGAGTTATAA
- the Tty gene encoding tweety isoform X1, with protein sequence MAGGQQLPEQYTVPQLARVFHSLPHLNVSLHSVNNTFNPHSEIYLESLGILGSIPAAWLILTLLVLLVYLVTRCCDRKPRPRRSITLLKCSLAILALLCSGAVAVGLYGNDDVHNGLVQLVAAAKNVDGILMGVRNQTDTIETTLKKKVQLQLTALGDDFDAPVSNKTMLGLLLAALQSMKQNTNIAVNRSFEIRKPLSGISLAGAIGMGEKIEQLRWPVTMAVLSALLVLCVVLVVGVARHSRCVLITFSVFGLFAVIVSWLMASLYLATSVALGDLCVSPDGYLTRAVPATLASEVLSYYTHCENTRNNPFSQRLNDGQIAANNMRDNMSTVTRLALELFKEQQLQPKLTSLSIDVNTVNKLMSGLTTLLDCKPLHKQYVHAAKSLCHLGLYGLTFMLLASLAAGLFFTVLVWVDSHTWIYIRKRRDYHQVDEQDPYLPPSAASQAIAARTLRGQGSYPPTAPSVFYPNAHGTQNTIKQPLLLTPPPPSYATATARARQLHESMLKGGGINGSGGGGDHKSSQHNQQSTGGRAEHRSGLGDQPGQYATLSKQCKTLESSDFY encoded by the exons AGTCTCGGGATACTTGGAAGTATCCCTGCAGCCTGGTTAATCCTGACGTTGCTGGTGCTCCTGGTTTACCTGGTAACGAGATGCTGCGACCGGAAGCCGCGCCCCAGGAGGTCGATAACCCTGCTGAAGTGTTCGTTGGCCATCCTGGCGTTGCTTTGCAGCGGAGCTGTTGCCGTCGGCCTCTACGGTAACGACGACGTGCACAACGGTTTGGTGCAATTGGTGGCCGCCGCAAAGAACGTCGATGGTATTCTCATGGGTGTACGGAATCAG ACCGACACCATCGAGACGACATTGAAGAAGAAGGTGCAGCTACAGTTGACTGCCTTGGGAGACGATTTCGATGCCCCCGTCAGCAATAAAACCATGCTCGGTCTGCTGTTGGCCGCTCTGCAGAGCATGAAGCAAAACACGAACATCGCCGTGAACCGCAGCTTCGAAATTCGAAAACCGTTGAGCGGAATCAGCTTGGCTGGCGCGATCGGGATGGGAGAGAAGATAGAGCAATTAAGGTGGCCCGTCACCATGGCCGTTCTCAGCGCGCTACTCGTCCTCTGTGTGGTGCTGGTCGTTGGAGTTGCGCGACATTCCAGATGCGTTCTCATAAC ATTTTCCGTGTTTGGATTATTTGCGGTGATAGTCTCGTGGTTGATGGCTTCGCTGTATCTCGCAACTTCAGTGGCCTTAGGTGATCTCTGCGTGTCCCCAGACGGTTACCTAACCAGAGCGGTGCCGGCCACTCTAGCCTCTGAGGTTCTTTCCTATTACACGCATTGTGAGAACACGCGCAATAATCCATTCAGCCAGAGATTAAACGACGGTCAAATCGCGGCAAACAACATGAGAGACAACATGAGTACCGTGACCAGGTTGGCACTGGAACTATTCAAGGAACAACAATTGCAGCCGAAATTGACCAGCCTTTCGATCGACGTGAACACCGTAAACAAGCTCATGTCGGGATTAACGACGTTACTTGATTGCAAGCCTCTTCACAAACAATACGTTCATGCTGCGAAGAGCTTATGTCATTTAGGATT ATACGGACTAACTTTCATGCTGTTGGCGAGCTTAGCCGCGGGACTGTTCTTCACAGTGCTAGTTTGGGTAGACTCGCACACTTGGATCTACATTCGAAAGCG AAGAGATTACCATCAAGTCGATGAGCAGGACCCGTATCTACCGCCATCGGCAGCTTCGCAGGCGATAGCAGCGCGGACCCTTCGAGGCCAAGGGTCGTACCCGCCTACAGCCCCTTCTGTATTTTATCCGAATGCTCATGGCACTCAAAATACCATTAAGCAGCCTCTCTTGCTAACGCCGCCCCCGCCGTCCTACGCTACTGCGACTGCTCGAGCACGTCAGCTGCACGAGAGCATGCTAAA AGGTGGGGGTATTAACGGGAGCGGAGGAGGCGGGGATCACAAATCGTCTCAGCATAATCAGCAATCGACAGGTGGACGAGCTGAGCACCGTTCTGGGCTCGGAGATCAACCTGGCCAGTACGCGACTTTGAGCAAACAGTGCAAGACCCTCGAGTCAAGTGACTTTTACTGA
- the Tty gene encoding tweety isoform X2 translates to MAGGQQLPEQYTVPQLARVFHSLPHLNVSLHSVNNTFNPHSEIYLESLGILGSIPAAWLILTLLVLLVYLVTRCCDRKPRPRRSITLLKCSLAILALLCSGAVAVGLYGNDDVHNGLVQLVAAAKNVDGILMGVRNQTDTIETTLKKKVQLQLTALGDDFDAPVSNKTMLGLLLAALQSMKQNTNIAVNRSFEIRKPLSGISLAGAIGMGEKIEQLRWPVTMAVLSALLVLCVVLVVGVARHSRCVLITFSVFGLFAVIVSWLMASLYLATSVALGDLCVSPDGYLTRAVPATLASEVLSYYTHCENTRNNPFSQRLNDGQIAANNMRDNMSTVTRLALELFKEQQLQPKLTSLSIDVNTVNKLMSGLTTLLDCKPLHKQYVHAAKSLCHLGLYGLTFMLLASLAAGLFFTVLVWVDSHTWIYIRKRDYHQVDEQDPYLPPSAASQAIAARTLRGQGSYPPTAPSVFYPNAHGTQNTIKQPLLLTPPPPSYATATARARQLHESMLKGGGINGSGGGGDHKSSQHNQQSTGGRAEHRSGLGDQPGQYATLSKQCKTLESSDFY, encoded by the exons AGTCTCGGGATACTTGGAAGTATCCCTGCAGCCTGGTTAATCCTGACGTTGCTGGTGCTCCTGGTTTACCTGGTAACGAGATGCTGCGACCGGAAGCCGCGCCCCAGGAGGTCGATAACCCTGCTGAAGTGTTCGTTGGCCATCCTGGCGTTGCTTTGCAGCGGAGCTGTTGCCGTCGGCCTCTACGGTAACGACGACGTGCACAACGGTTTGGTGCAATTGGTGGCCGCCGCAAAGAACGTCGATGGTATTCTCATGGGTGTACGGAATCAG ACCGACACCATCGAGACGACATTGAAGAAGAAGGTGCAGCTACAGTTGACTGCCTTGGGAGACGATTTCGATGCCCCCGTCAGCAATAAAACCATGCTCGGTCTGCTGTTGGCCGCTCTGCAGAGCATGAAGCAAAACACGAACATCGCCGTGAACCGCAGCTTCGAAATTCGAAAACCGTTGAGCGGAATCAGCTTGGCTGGCGCGATCGGGATGGGAGAGAAGATAGAGCAATTAAGGTGGCCCGTCACCATGGCCGTTCTCAGCGCGCTACTCGTCCTCTGTGTGGTGCTGGTCGTTGGAGTTGCGCGACATTCCAGATGCGTTCTCATAAC ATTTTCCGTGTTTGGATTATTTGCGGTGATAGTCTCGTGGTTGATGGCTTCGCTGTATCTCGCAACTTCAGTGGCCTTAGGTGATCTCTGCGTGTCCCCAGACGGTTACCTAACCAGAGCGGTGCCGGCCACTCTAGCCTCTGAGGTTCTTTCCTATTACACGCATTGTGAGAACACGCGCAATAATCCATTCAGCCAGAGATTAAACGACGGTCAAATCGCGGCAAACAACATGAGAGACAACATGAGTACCGTGACCAGGTTGGCACTGGAACTATTCAAGGAACAACAATTGCAGCCGAAATTGACCAGCCTTTCGATCGACGTGAACACCGTAAACAAGCTCATGTCGGGATTAACGACGTTACTTGATTGCAAGCCTCTTCACAAACAATACGTTCATGCTGCGAAGAGCTTATGTCATTTAGGATT ATACGGACTAACTTTCATGCTGTTGGCGAGCTTAGCCGCGGGACTGTTCTTCACAGTGCTAGTTTGGGTAGACTCGCACACTTGGATCTACATTCGAAAGCG AGATTACCATCAAGTCGATGAGCAGGACCCGTATCTACCGCCATCGGCAGCTTCGCAGGCGATAGCAGCGCGGACCCTTCGAGGCCAAGGGTCGTACCCGCCTACAGCCCCTTCTGTATTTTATCCGAATGCTCATGGCACTCAAAATACCATTAAGCAGCCTCTCTTGCTAACGCCGCCCCCGCCGTCCTACGCTACTGCGACTGCTCGAGCACGTCAGCTGCACGAGAGCATGCTAAA AGGTGGGGGTATTAACGGGAGCGGAGGAGGCGGGGATCACAAATCGTCTCAGCATAATCAGCAATCGACAGGTGGACGAGCTGAGCACCGTTCTGGGCTCGGAGATCAACCTGGCCAGTACGCGACTTTGAGCAAACAGTGCAAGACCCTCGAGTCAAGTGACTTTTACTGA